ACTGCAAAACACCTCTTTTGGCACCGCTATGGGTGACGACTTGGAGTATTACAAAAACATCAAAATTACCTCTATGCCTTATGGGCAAGCCATGGCGATTTTATGTCTTAGCGAGAGTCTACGTCGCTATATCTAGCTATTTTTTAAACAAGCAAAACCCACTATCAATTTCTTAAAAAACAACAAACATAAGAAGGATAAGAAAATGAAAACTAAATTATTTACCACAGCACTTACTCTAATAAGCTTAGGGCTAGCCTCGGCATCCGCTTATGCGGAGAACTTACGTTTTGGCTACGCGAGCAACGCGACACCAACCGTTGAAGCCATGAAAAAATTTGCCGAATTAGTGGATCAGAAAACAAAAGGCGATGTCACTGTTACCTTTTTTCCTGACAGCCAATTAGGTGGCGAACGTGAAATGGTCGAGTTACTACAAGCTGGCCTGCTAGACATGACAAAAGTCAGTGGCGGCCTAATGGAAAGCTTTGCTCCTGTGTATGGTGTCTTTTCCATGCCGTACTTATTTGATAGCCAAGCGCATTTCTACGATGTGATGGATAATCCAAAAATCACCACACCGATTTATGAATCATCGAAAGGCGAAGGTATTTTGGGGTTAACCTATTACGACAGTGGCGCTCGTAGTTTCTATACCTCAGAAAAAATCATCCGTAATGTGGACGACCTAAAAGGTCTCAAAATTCGCGTAATGCAAAGCCCAACCTCCATCAAGATGGTAAAAATGCTCGGTGGCTCACCTATCGCTATGGTAAGCGTCCGGCAAACCACACATTTTAATCCCTTTACAACTCCTTAAAGTCTGTTGTCTTTTAAATAGGAGCAACAGACTCATGTTTACCGCGTCATCTCAACTCAACGTCACCCTTATTTGTGGCCCTACCGATATGCGAAAAGCCATTGATGGACTCTGTAATATTGTCGCCTACAATCTTGAAAAAGAGCCTTGTAGCGAACAATTGTTTGTCTTCTGTGGACGAGCACGTGACAAGATCAAAATCCTGCAATGGTCAAACAATGGTTTTTGGTTACATTACAAACGATTGGAAAAAGGCCACTTCCAATGGCCGGGGATTGATGATGAACTCTTGTCCCTTCAGGTTTCCTCCAGACAACTCAATTGGTTGCTGGACGGCCTACCGATTCATTCTTCACAAGCTCATCCGCATTTAACCTACCGATATCATGACGAATAGCCCATTTGGTTGGTATAATCCAACCCATGAAAATACGCTCAGAAGACTTACCCAATGACATTGACTCGCTTAAGGCCAAATTGCTTGAGCAAGCTTTGCTATTGGATGAAAAAGACAGTCTTCTGGGTAAAAAGGATATTCTGCTTGCCCAATGGCAATCCAAGTATCAGCTTATTTTGGAACAGTGGCGTTTGGCGCAGCAAAAGCAGTTTGGCAAAAGCTCGGAAGTCTCGCCCGGCCAAGGAGAGTTGTTTGATGAAAGTGCGATTGAGGCAGCAGAGGCATTAACCGATGCCGAGCCTGAAACGCAAACCATCTCTTACACTCGTGCCAAGCCTAAGCGCAAACCCTTGCCCAAAGACCTGCCGCGCGAAATCGTTGTGCTGGACGCTGCCGAGTCTGATAAAGTCTGTTCCTGCTGCCAAGGGGCGCTTCATTGTATTGGTGAAGACCGTTCTGAAAAGTTAGAGTTTATCCCAGCCCAACTCAAGGTCATCGAAACAGTCCGCCCTAAATACGCGTGCCGTGAGTGTGAAAAGACAGGCACGCAGAACGCCATCAAACAAGCGGCTATGCCACCGAGTATTATCCCAAAAGGCATCGCCACACCGAGTTTGCTGAGTCAGATTATCACCGGTAAATTCCAATACAGCTTACCGCTCTATCGACAAGAAACCTTATTTAAACAATACGGTATTGAGTTAAGCCGACGAACCATGTCAGATTGGATGAAAAAATGTGCTGATGCCTTAGAGCCGCTTTATGAACGGCTACATCAAGAATTACTGAAACAGTCCGTCATCCAAGCCGATGAAACCACGCTTAATGTGATTAAAGAAGCTCGTTCAAAATGCTACATGTGGGTGTATTGCACTGGCAATGATGCCCCAGACAAACACAACCCGATCCCGAATATTGTCTTATACGATTACCAACCGACTCGAAGTGGGCAATGCGCCGTTGATTTTTTACAAGGCTTCGATGGCTATCTCAATGTGGATGGTTATCAAGCGTACGAATCGACCCAAGCCACGCTGGCAGGCTGCTGGGCACACGCACGTCGAAAATTCATTGAAGCCGAAAAAGGCATGCCAAAGGGCAAATCAGGAAAAGCGACCATCGCCATCAGCTACATCAAAAAACTGTACGCCATCGAAACGCTGGCCCAACAGGCCGACAATGCAGAAGCCGCATTTAAAATCCGTCAGGAACAAGTCCCCGAAGTCTTAGCGAACTACAAAGCATGGCTTGAAAAATCGGCTCAACAGGTGCCACCTAAATCCTTATTAGGCAAAGCCATCCAATACAATCTCAATCAATGGGACAAACTCAGTGTTTACTTGACTGATTGGCGCATCAACATCGACAACAATCGTGCTGAACGCGCCATTAAACCCTTCGTTATTGGACGTAAAAATTGGTTGTTTGCTAACACAGGAAGTGGCGCAAAATCCAGTGCCATGCTTTACAGCATCATCGAAACAGCGAAAGCCAATGGGCTTATCCCGTATGATTACTTAGTCAGATTGTTTGAAGAACTGCCGAGAAGAAAGGAAAATGATGACATGGACGATTTATTGCCGTGGAATATCAGGCTAACTTAAGTTTGAGAATAAAGAGAAAAACCTTCCCGCTGCATCCATGCAGCCTTGAATCTTCCTGAAAAGAGACAGAACCTCCATCCTGGAGGCGTGGGCAAATCCGTTCGCCCTCTGTCTAATAATTAATTTACCGATATAATCCCTTCCATGCAAGCCTGATGATAAAGAAACTCTTTTTCAAGGTGGTGATTACCGGACGCTTACTCGCTATGGGACAAGCTGACGTCTACTCGTCAATTCAACAAGGCGTACTAGATGGCGCGGAGAACAATGAGTTTGCCCTAACGATTGCTCGTCATGCCGAAGTCGCGAAACACTATTCTTATGACGTGCATTCTCGTGTGCCAGATATCGTGTTGATCTCGAAAGCAACCATGGATCGCTTAACACCAGACCAGCGTAAAGCGGTTAAAGAAGCGGCAAAAGAGTCTACTGAGTTCCAAAAGAAAGCTTGGACAAAAGCCGTTAACGACGCAAAAACTATGAGCGAAGAAAAATTTGGTGTGACCTTTTATTACCCAGATGTTAGTGAGTTTCAAGCGGCCGTTCAGCCAATGTACGAAGAGCTAAAATCAGACCCGGCAAAATATAAGGTTTATCAGGCAATCCGCCAGCAAGCGGAGTCAAAATAATGCCCAAAATAAGACGTTTCCTGGACATCTGTCTAGGGACAACGTGCTCTCTCTTACTCCTTAGCATGGTCGTGATACTTAGCTGGCAGGTAATCAGCCGTTATGTATTCAACGACCCTTCGACTTACACCGAAGAGTTACTAAGGTTAGGATTGGTCTGGTTGTCTCTATTAGGAGCTGCTTATTCTGCTGGCCGTGGTTCTCATATGGCCATTGATCTACTGCGCGATATTTCGCGCGGTAGATTTCAAAAACTCCTTAAGATGTTAGTCCCTATCAGCTTTATTATTTTCAGCATTTACGTAATGATTCTGGGCGGTTTACACAGCATGCAAATCGCTTCGAAACAACTCACCGCTGTACTGCAAATGCCGATGTCGAGTTTTTATGCAGCCCTGCCCGTTTGCGGTGTGTTGTTGATTTTGTACGCCATTTTAAATTTGATTGATGTCATCAGAACACCAGCTAATGAAGCACCTTTCGATGACATCAAAAAATCACTCAGTATGGGAGAATAGACATGGCAGGTGAAGCGAGCTTAGTCCTGATTATTACCTTTTTGATCCTGTCTCTTTTAGGGTTGCCCCTGGCGATTGCTCTAGTCGCATCGTCTTTAGCCGCTGTCACCATGATAGTGCCTGTCGACATGGCGCTGTTTACTTCAGCGCAAAAAATGGTCGCTAGCTTAGACAGTTTTTCCTTGTTAGCCGTGCCATTTTTTATTCTCTCTGGAGTGATTATGAACTCCGGTGGTATCGCCATACGTTTAGTCAACTTTGCGAAACTGCTCGCAGGGCGTATTCCAGGATCTTTAGCGCAAACTAACATCGCTGGTAACGTCTTATTTGGCTGTATTTCAGGATCGGCCATTGCCGCATCCACCTCCATTGGTAGCGTGATGGTGCCGATTCAAGCCAAAGAAGGCTACGACCGATCCTTTGCGGCCGCGGTGAACATCGCCTCAGCCCCAACGGGTATGTTAGTGCCACCAACGACAGCCTTTATCATTTATTCCTTGGTATCTGGTGGCACCTCCGTTGCGGCCTTGTTTTTAGGTGGTGCCGTCGCGGGTATTATTTGGGCCTTGGGCTTGGTGTTAGTTACCGTCATTATTGCCAAAAAACGCAAATACCCTTTGTCGGACAGAGTACCGTTTAAAGAAGCGATTCAGATTACACTCGATGCGATTCCCAGCTTATTCCTTATCATCTTTATCATCGGTGGGATTGTCATGGGTATCGTCACACCGGTAGAAGCCTCTGGTATTGCAGTGATCTACACCATGGTTTTAGCGTTTTTCATCCACAAAACTACGTCACTTAAAGCACTACCTAAATTTCTAATCGAGACATCACACATTACTGGTACCATCATGTTGCTGTTAGCGGCATCGGCCACTTTGTCTTTCGCTATGGCCTTTACTGGTATTCCAGCCGCAATATCGGCCTTGATTTTAGGCATATCTAACGACCCTATTATGGTCATGCTGATTATCAATATTTTATTATTGGTCATTGGTTGCTTTATGGACATTGGGCCGGCGATTTTGATCTTCACGCCGATCTTATTACCGATTGCCATGAAAGTGGGCTACGACCCTGTA
The sequence above is a segment of the Marinomonas sp. IMCC 4694 genome. Coding sequences within it:
- the tnpC gene encoding IS66 family transposase, which gives rise to MKIRSEDLPNDIDSLKAKLLEQALLLDEKDSLLGKKDILLAQWQSKYQLILEQWRLAQQKQFGKSSEVSPGQGELFDESAIEAAEALTDAEPETQTISYTRAKPKRKPLPKDLPREIVVLDAAESDKVCSCCQGALHCIGEDRSEKLEFIPAQLKVIETVRPKYACRECEKTGTQNAIKQAAMPPSIIPKGIATPSLLSQIITGKFQYSLPLYRQETLFKQYGIELSRRTMSDWMKKCADALEPLYERLHQELLKQSVIQADETTLNVIKEARSKCYMWVYCTGNDAPDKHNPIPNIVLYDYQPTRSGQCAVDFLQGFDGYLNVDGYQAYESTQATLAGCWAHARRKFIEAEKGMPKGKSGKATIAISYIKKLYAIETLAQQADNAEAAFKIRQEQVPEVLANYKAWLEKSAQQVPPKSLLGKAIQYNLNQWDKLSVYLTDWRINIDNNRAERAIKPFVIGRKNWLFANTGSGAKSSAMLYSIIETAKANGLIPYDYLVRLFEELPRRKENDDMDDLLPWNIRLT
- the tnpB gene encoding IS66 family insertion sequence element accessory protein TnpB (TnpB, as the term is used for proteins encoded by IS66 family insertion elements, is considered an accessory protein, since TnpC, encoded by a neighboring gene, is a DDE family transposase.) encodes the protein MFTASSQLNVTLICGPTDMRKAIDGLCNIVAYNLEKEPCSEQLFVFCGRARDKIKILQWSNNGFWLHYKRLEKGHFQWPGIDDELLSLQVSSRQLNWLLDGLPIHSSQAHPHLTYRYHDE
- the dctP gene encoding TRAP transporter substrate-binding protein DctP; its protein translation is MIKKLFFKVVITGRLLAMGQADVYSSIQQGVLDGAENNEFALTIARHAEVAKHYSYDVHSRVPDIVLISKATMDRLTPDQRKAVKEAAKESTEFQKKAWTKAVNDAKTMSEEKFGVTFYYPDVSEFQAAVQPMYEELKSDPAKYKVYQAIRQQAESK
- the dctP gene encoding TRAP transporter substrate-binding protein DctP, with product MKTKLFTTALTLISLGLASASAYAENLRFGYASNATPTVEAMKKFAELVDQKTKGDVTVTFFPDSQLGGEREMVELLQAGLLDMTKVSGGLMESFAPVYGVFSMPYLFDSQAHFYDVMDNPKITTPIYESSKGEGILGLTYYDSGARSFYTSEKIIRNVDDLKGLKIRVMQSPTSIKMVKMLGGSPIAMVSVRQTTHFNPFTTP
- a CDS encoding TRAP transporter small permease — protein: MILSWQVISRYVFNDPSTYTEELLRLGLVWLSLLGAAYSAGRGSHMAIDLLRDISRGRFQKLLKMLVPISFIIFSIYVMILGGLHSMQIASKQLTAVLQMPMSSFYAALPVCGVLLILYAILNLIDVIRTPANEAPFDDIKKSLSMGE
- a CDS encoding TRAP transporter large permease → MAGEASLVLIITFLILSLLGLPLAIALVASSLAAVTMIVPVDMALFTSAQKMVASLDSFSLLAVPFFILSGVIMNSGGIAIRLVNFAKLLAGRIPGSLAQTNIAGNVLFGCISGSAIAASTSIGSVMVPIQAKEGYDRSFAAAVNIASAPTGMLVPPTTAFIIYSLVSGGTSVAALFLGGAVAGIIWALGLVLVTVIIAKKRKYPLSDRVPFKEAIQITLDAIPSLFLIIFIIGGIVMGIVTPVEASGIAVIYTMVLAFFIHKTTSLKALPKFLIETSHITGTIMLLLAASATLSFAMAFTGIPAAISALILGISNDPIMVMLIINILLLVIGCFMDIGPAILIFTPILLPIAMKVGYDPVHFGVVMIFNLAIGTITPPVGTGLFVGATVAKVKVEQVIVALAPFYFVLLSLLAVISYVPVITLFLPKLFGL